In the genome of Populus trichocarpa isolate Nisqually-1 chromosome 10, P.trichocarpa_v4.1, whole genome shotgun sequence, the window TTAGGCGAAAATAGTGAAGAGAGTGTCTAGATCTTTATTCTATCTTAAAACcgtaattaaatatatttttttatctggaaaaataattaaatactatattatattctatatatttttttaaaagtttctaGCCCATGTACAGGCCTATTTCTAGAATACTTACTCTAAGCGCATATAAAGAGTAGAAGTACCCAAAGTTTCAAAAACTACCACCATTTCCTCAGTCTCAACAGTAAACAGATAATGGATATTTCGCCACTCTCCACCACCCCACGCTTCCCTCATTCTCCCACTCCCTTCTCCTCCATCGCCACCACAACCATTTCTTTCTCCCTCAAACCaacacctccaccaccaccagaaCCCACCAATTCTTCCTCTATTCGCCGTCCCAAATCACTCACTCCAACACCCTCCACCAGCTCCACCCCAACCCCAACCACCCCTAAATTCCCCAAGAACCCTCTCAAAACCCTCCTCAACCCCTCCAAACCCTCAGTAAcaagcaccaccaccaccaaccctctttctctctccaccaaACTCCGCCTCTCCAGCAAACTCTCGccccctcctcctccaccaccaccgccGCCGCCGCTTGAAATACTTCAAACCCCAGAAGCTGAAACCCAAGAAAAGACTCAAAAGATAGAAAATGAAGCCCCCAGAATTGAATTCTACCAAAATGGGAAGATCTTTATAGGAAATTTACCAAactggataaaaaaacatgaactttcTGAATTCTTCAGTCAATTCGGGCCTATAAAGAATGTAATTTTGATCCAGAGTCATAATGAGACTGAAAGGAATGCGGGGTTTGGGTTTATTATCTATGATGGTCCAAAAGCAGGGAAGTCTGCAATGAAAGCTGAGGAATTTGATGGAATGGAGTTTCATGGGAGGGTTTTGACTGTGAAATTGGATGATGGGAGAAGATTGAAAGCGAAAGCAGAGGAGAGAAAGAATTGGGTTTATGGAGAGGATGGAAAAGATTATAGGTCTAAATGGCATGAAGAAAGAGAAGGGTCTACAAAGGCTTTTCGGAAGGTTTTAGACACGCAACCGGAGAATTGGCAGGCAGTTGTTAGTGCTTTCGAAAGGATTAAGAAGGTAAAAGGTGCCAGACATTCTTCTTGTtagacttgtattttttttttaaagttgattaaGCAGATAAAATGTGTGACCTATAAGAATTATGTCTTCAAAGAGTAGGAAGCGATGGATTCCCTGATTATTCTTTGTTTGACATCACATTTATAACCATGACTTGTGCAGATTATAGTAACCAGGGTCTCAGTTGAGAAACATTAACTTTTAAGGGAATGATTTATGCTCAATGGCTTAATTCATAATGCATTTGACTTCTATAATGATGGAAAATGCTGCATAATCATATCATGCGTGAccttttatatttaagaaaGTTATAATAGCTTTTACTTGGTCATTTATAATGTTTGTTTCCTCTTTTTTCACATCATTTTATTAGCCTTCTAGAAGGGAGTTTGGATTAATGGTGGGGTACTATGCAAGGCGAGGGGATATGCATCGTGCACGACAAACTTTTGAGAGCATGCGAGCAAGGGGAATAGATCCCAGCTCACATGTCTATACGAGGTAAAATTTCTGATAAAACATCTTTAGTATTGCTTCTGTGTGATTTAAGTTGAATTAACTTCTTCATGAGCTTCTTCATCTGTTGAAATACTGGTCATCCATCCAAATTGTATTGGATGCATACATGTTATGTGAACAATGTGTCTGGatgcaaattatattttaggaaGCAAACCTTCTGAGAAAGATTTCACTCTTGAGTTATTCAAACAAGATTGTAGGACTTTCAGCTTTGAATATTGtatattatttatgtgtttATTCTTTATTCACGTTGTTATTCATTTTTCTGGTAAATTGGCAATGTCTGTTGAAGGCTGCTTCCCAAGTGTAATATATGTTCAATTAACAGGAACTTGGTTCCTCATAGTTTTTGAGGATAATagttatgtattttaattttcttcttttggcattaaagttatttatttcatgCAGCCTTATTCACGCTTATGCAGTTGGTAGAGACATGGAAGAAGCACTGTCTTGTGTTAGGAAAATGAATGAAGAGGGCATTGAAATGAGTCTGGTGACTTATAGCATAGTTGTCGGAGGATTTGCCAAATTCGGCAATGCTGAGTAAGTAAATATTACCTTTAGTACCTTTTTTCTTGAAGAATGTATCTGTTTCATTAACTTTGCTCTTGGAAAGTATCCTTGTATATGCCAGAGTAATATATCTGCCAGTTCTgaagcctctttttttttttttttttccaacttgtttttaagcttttgttttttttgtgtttttatttctcattcacGTAGTGGTTTATTCTTTGAACTAAattatttgtagttttttatgACTTGATCAACATGTAAAAGCTTTGATGACATATGCTTTAAACTTCAGCATTGTAACTCATTCCTGTCCTTACTTTCTATATTGCAAAACATTGcaactttggtttttgtttcaGAAGTTCCTCTCTGTGCtaataataacttaaaagtTGATTTTGAAGAGCTGCAGATTGCTGGTTTAAGAAGGCCAAAGAGAGGCATACGAATTTGAATGCATACATTTATGGGAACATTATATACGCTTATTGGTCAGTATTAAGTTTCGAATTCAAGTCtatgttaattttcttattgttatatttatacTTATAAATATGGATTGCTTCAATATGCTGACGAGTTCCATGGCTATAAATATGAGGTCAAATACATATGTGCTACCTTTTCAAGTCTACTTGTACTCTATATGTATGTACTCATGTAACCAGTAATTATTTTAGGGCTATTGTTGGTGAATTTGTCAAGTCTCCCACTCCCAAGTGCAATTATTGGGGTCCAAGTCTTTGGGGTGCCaactttattaaattattgaagGTTAAGACCATATAAGGACCCTTGTCAGTTGCATCATTTGTGGGCAAAGGCCTTTGGTATGTGTTGAATGGATCTTTGGAGGATATGCTTATTGAACTAGGTTGCATGCTAAAATTTGTATCTGCCATCTTTTGTCTACACATTATACTTTACACTCTCTGTTAAAATCTTTTCCAAGTTTATGAGGTGCTTACATAAATTCACAATAGCTTCACTCCTCATCTATTAATTATAGTCAGGCATGCAATATGGATCGAGCTGAAGCTCTGGTGAGAGAGATGGAAGAAGAAGGTATAGATGCTCCTCTTGACATATATCATACCATGATGGATGGTTACACTATGattagaaatgaagaaaaatgtcTTATTGTATTCAAAAGGCTTAAGGTAACAAGATGATGATGTCATAGAGTTTATCCTGTGAAGTGATTACTTGTGTGCTTCAGTTTTGTAAGTTTTATTTGCGTTGGGGATATGTTCTGTGTCTTTTAGCTTCATTAATCCGTAAAGCATAATTGTCAAGTTTTGCAACTGTTTCATGTAAAAAGTGTTAAAAAAACTTCTTAGAAAGAATCTAATATCTAGTTGTTAAGCACCTCTATATGtaaaaaattctataattttCAGATAAATCTAGCTTGTGTATAACTTAATAAGCAATTTGTTTCATGATTCATGCTTTCAAAAGTtgaataatctaaaatttataGTCTGCATCGGGCCTAATGTTTTCTGATCAAGTTTTGTTTGCCATGTTACATATCGTGCAAATTCTTCAATGGGCTCTCCTTTATAAGTGTCTTTAAGATGCACGTGAAAGGTTTAATAAGATGTGAACTTTGTTACCAAGAGAGCAACAAATAAATGATAGTGGAAAAACATTTTTGTGAAAGTAAAGCATCAAGTCTTCCTTTGTTCCATGGTTTGATTGGTGAGAATATGGAACACTTCACAAATGTTTAGATATGTGTACATACATGTGCATGTATGCTTGTATGGACTGACCTAAGGAAATCGCAAAGGAGTGTCAACTTTTAAGATTCTGTTGACTACTTATTGAAGCAAGAAATTGAACTTAGGTCAAATTTCTGGCAAAATACCTTGTTGAAGactactttaattttattttttttgtgtgtgtgtgtgtgtgtgtcaagTAAAGGTGCCAGAGTACACAATCCAGGAAGTAGCAAAATCCATATAGGGTTAATGCCTGATCAGTGGTTGATgtttaaataatgtttgataACATGTAATTGCAAAGCTTCACCTTTGCCTTTAATACTCTGCCATGAAGAATTTACATGAATTGTGGTATAATTCATATCTTATTTATAGTCCCATCATACTAAATTGCTATATGCATGCTGTAGGAATGTGGATTTGCTCCTTCAGTGATCACCTATGGATGTCTCATCAATATGTACACCAAGGTAAGCCTTTTGTCATTTCACCTTTTTGCTCTAAAATTTTTGCATCTTTATTCTATTTTGAAGCTCCCTTGCACACGAGCCTAGTGAAGCAATCTGACACCAAAATGCTTGGAATTTAAGGAAAGGGCAGCCCTAACTCAAGATAGTACCATTTAAACATTCTGGACAAAACTTGTGGAGCTAAGTATGTCATTGCTCAAAtcaaattgatttataattcattgcacaaaggataatataaaaaacataaattggaAGAATGAACTCAGATATTTGAGTGCATGAAAAGTAAAAAGCTGTGGTAAGTTATAAAAGAGATCTTTTAGATGCCTGCATTCATTTGTTTTCACCTTCTCTTGGAGTTGTGTCCTGAAAGAGTGGGACATGGAGACAGTTTTCTGAGTGGACTGGAAAGGTGATCATGTTGGAGGATTACAGGTGAATTTGTTTGTTGACAGAGCTTATGGATTCAGTGCTAAGAAAGCTGGGATCCAGTCCATTTGAATGTCTAAATGCTCTCATAGAGTTGGGCATCAGGTGGTCTTCCAgcaacataatttttcttttttgaatataCTAGAAGAGCAATCATGAAGGAGGATGCAGGGGGATTTGTGTGTTGTGACGGCTTATGACTTTAGTGCTAAGGGTGCAATCAGGTTCAACTGAATTGGAATCTTCTGAAAGTTTGACGTCAGGTGTCCTTCCTGCAAGCTAATTTGAGGTTCAGAAAGATTGAGAGAAGGTTGAGAATTTTAGAAGAGGGACGCTAGCAGAGTTTTCTTAGTTGAGGATTTTGACCATTCATGTTTTGTTGTGCTCCGCTGTTCAAACTTTCTTAATCTTTGTGCTTTATGAAAGTACAGTGTGTCTTCTTCAATATTATTCATTGAATATTGCTGTTCGAGTTCTGTATTTTGTTGCATGTATAGTTGCTCCTCACTCATGCTTTGTAGTTAAGTTGGTATCTCTAGTCTTCTGTTTAATTGATGATCAAACATCATATCCAAACCTTCTTTTCAGATTGGTAAAGTTTCTAAAGCCCTGGAGGTTagcaaaatgatgaaatctgTTGGCATAAAGCATAACATGAAGACATATTCCATGTTGATCAACGGGTTCTTGAAGTTAAAAGATTGGACCAATGCATTTGCAGTTTTCGAAGATGTTATCAAAGATGGTTTGAAACCTGATGTTGTCCTCTATAATAACATTATCAAAGCTTTCTGTGGAATGGGAAATATGGATCGTGCCATCCATATGGTGAAGGAAATGCAGAAGGAAAGATGTAGGCCTACATCACGCACATTTATGCCCATTATACATGGATTTGCAAGAGCTGGAGAAATGAGGAGGGCCCTAGAAATTTTTGATATGATGAGGCGGAGTGGGTGCATCCCAACTGTGCATACCTTCAATGCTTTGGTTCTTGGCCTTGTTGAGAAGCGCAAGGTAAACTATGCATATGATGTAATGTAGTGTTGGAACCTGGTCAGACCAGATTCCAACTTTGACAAATAGACCAGGTTGTGAAAAGGACTTTTTTGTTGATGTCATGTTGTGTGCTGTATAACTAATTTAGCATGGACTTTTTTCAACGTTGTTGGATTTGTTAGGAAAGGAGTAGTTGTCTATAGCATTGCTGAAGTGTCTGAAAGACTTCCTAAATATGTGTCCTTCACCTTCAGGGTACATAGAAAATCTCGAAAGTCTGCTTGCATGAACAACATTGTGATGAGTAATTTACTATATCTATTTATGGGAGTTATTAAGACTCTTACACCCCCATATATTTGGTTGAAAAATTTGAACCTCTCTTCCAGTTTTCTGAACCATTGTTCCCATCATATCCCTCAGTTATTTGATCGACTTAAGTCACTTCTTGAGATGCTTAGTGAAGTTCCATTTTGGTATATGTGGAATAATATCAGCagttttgaaaattgaattatgTTTATCCTTTGGTGAATGTTGTCTTCTCTGGAAGCCTATATTCAGTAATGTTCTCTCTTCTTGTTTGACACAACTATATTTATCTTGTGTATCTTGTAGATGGAGAAGGCTGTTGAAATATTGGATGAGATGGCACTGGCAGGTGTAAGTCCAGATGAACACACATACACGACAATCATGCATGGTTATGCAGCATTAGGTGATACTGGAAAGGCCTTCGAGTATTTTACCAAAATGAGAAATGAAGGACTACAGCTTGATGTATTTACATACGAGGCACTGCTCAAGGCGTGTTGCAAGTCAGGCAGGATGCAAAGTGCTTTAGCAGTTACTCGAGAAATGAATGCTCAAAAGATTCCAAGAAACACCTTTGTCTATAACATATTAATTGATGGGTAGGAATTATTGTCTATTACTCTAAAATTTGTGTTCTGAGAAGACTTCTAACCTCTTTAATATCATTG includes:
- the LOC7491612 gene encoding pentatricopeptide repeat-containing protein At5g04810, chloroplastic isoform X2; the protein is MDISPLSTTPRFPHSPTPFSSIATTTISFSLKPTPPPPPEPTNSSSIRRPKSLTPTPSTSSTPTPTTPKFPKNPLKTLLNPSKPSVTSTTTTNPLSLSTKLRLSSKLSPPPPPPPPPPPLEILQTPEAETQEKTQKIENEAPRIEFYQNGKIFIGNLPNWIKKHELSEFFSQFGPIKNVILIQSHNETERNAGFGFIIYDGPKAGKSAMKAEEFDGMEFHGRVLTVKLDDGRRLKAKAEERKNWVYGEDGKDYRSKWHEEREGSTKAFRKVLDTQPENWQAVVSAFERIKKPSRREFGLMVGYYARRGDMHRARQTFESMRARGIDPSSHVYTSLIHAYAVGRDMEEALSCVRKMNEEGIEMSLVTYSIVVGGFAKFGNAEAADCWFKKAKERHTNLNAYIYGNIIYAYCQACNMDRAEALVREMEEEGIDAPLDIYHTMMDGYTMIRNEEKCLIVFKRLKECGFAPSVITYGCLINMYTKIGKVSKALEVSKMMKSVGIKHNMKTYSMLINGFLKLKDWTNAFAVFEDVIKDGLKPDVVLYNNIIKAFCGMGNMDRAIHMVKEMQKERCRPTSRTFMPIIHGFARAGEMRRALEIFDMMRRSGCIPTVHTFNALVLGLVEKRKMEKAVEILDEMALAGVSPDEHTYTTIMHGYAALGDTGKAFEYFTKMRNEGLQLDVFTYEALLKACCKSGRMQSALAVTREMNAQKIPRNTFVYNILIDGWARRGDIWEAADLMQQMNQEGVQPDIHTYTSFINACCKAGDMLLLHREPD
- the LOC7491612 gene encoding pentatricopeptide repeat-containing protein At5g04810, chloroplastic isoform X1; this encodes MDISPLSTTPRFPHSPTPFSSIATTTISFSLKPTPPPPPEPTNSSSIRRPKSLTPTPSTSSTPTPTTPKFPKNPLKTLLNPSKPSVTSTTTTNPLSLSTKLRLSSKLSPPPPPPPPPPPLEILQTPEAETQEKTQKIENEAPRIEFYQNGKIFIGNLPNWIKKHELSEFFSQFGPIKNVILIQSHNETERNAGFGFIIYDGPKAGKSAMKAEEFDGMEFHGRVLTVKLDDGRRLKAKAEERKNWVYGEDGKDYRSKWHEEREGSTKAFRKVLDTQPENWQAVVSAFERIKKPSRREFGLMVGYYARRGDMHRARQTFESMRARGIDPSSHVYTSLIHAYAVGRDMEEALSCVRKMNEEGIEMSLVTYSIVVGGFAKFGNAEAADCWFKKAKERHTNLNAYIYGNIIYAYCQACNMDRAEALVREMEEEGIDAPLDIYHTMMDGYTMIRNEEKCLIVFKRLKECGFAPSVITYGCLINMYTKIGKVSKALEVSKMMKSVGIKHNMKTYSMLINGFLKLKDWTNAFAVFEDVIKDGLKPDVVLYNNIIKAFCGMGNMDRAIHMVKEMQKERCRPTSRTFMPIIHGFARAGEMRRALEIFDMMRRSGCIPTVHTFNALVLGLVEKRKMEKAVEILDEMALAGVSPDEHTYTTIMHGYAALGDTGKAFEYFTKMRNEGLQLDVFTYEALLKACCKSGRMQSALAVTREMNAQKIPRNTFVYNILIDGWARRGDIWEAADLMQQMNQEGVQPDIHTYTSFINACCKAGDMLRATKTMEEMEAAGVKPNVKTYTTLIHGWANASLPEKALSCFEELKLAGLKPDKAVYHCLMTSLLSRATVAEAYIYSGILSICREMIEFELTVDMGTAVYWSKCLRKIERIGGELTQTLQKTFPPDWNAHHSLEANHESDINDEPSIHGDNDMFLAGVNDGDGDDEDDDHHYRKGFNQRLWV